ACACTCCCCAGGACCTGCTTAATTTCGCTTTTGCCCTGCCGATGACGGCCGCTCCGGGAACGGAGTATCATTATTCCAATACCAATACCACGATCCTGGGGATGATCATTGAAAAATACAACGCTCAGGGAGAAACGCTGGCACAGGCGGTCAAAAGGCGGGTCATTGACAAGATCGGGCTGATCAATACCACGTTCGCGACCGTCGAGACCTTTCCGGGCGCGTACCTGCACGGCTACATGCCGAATCCCGCCACCGGGACACCGGAAGATTGGAGCCTCGAGGATCCTTCCTGGATGTGGGCGGCGGGCGCGGTCATTTCCAACATTTACGACCTCAAGGCCTACATCAAGGCGATCTATGACAACAGCGCCGGCCTGTTAAGCCCGGCCATGCAGGCCAAAAGGATCAACGATGATTGGGTCAGCATCTCGGCCGAACTGCCGACCTGCAAGTACGGGCTCGGCTGGGTGCAGATCGGCGGGTTCTTTTGCCATGACGGCGCGGTCCCCGGTTATCATTGTATCGCCGCCTACGATCCGGCCACGGGGACGACGGTCGTAGCGATGATGAACACCGAGCCCAACGACATCAGCACTGCGATGGCGACCCTGTTAATGGTCATCAAACAACTTTATCCGACCAGGGCGCTCTAAGAGACAGGTAAAAGGAGGGAATGTCATGTTAAGAAAGATCGGTTACGGTTTTATCGTCTGGGTGGTCCCCTATGTTGCCGCCATCCCCTTGCTCGGGCTCATGCAAACCGACGTCCATTTCTTCAAGACGCTGATGATCGTGATCGGCGGGTTGACCGGCGCGGTCTGCGTCGCTCTTTACTTTATGAAAGTGGACAAGGATTATTTATCGGAAGGGATCTGGCTCGGCGTCGTCTGGCTGGTGCTCAACTGGCTGCTCGATTTCGCCGCTCTTCTCCCCTTGTCCAAGATGCCGTACCTGCAATACTTTAAGGAGATCGGCCTCCGTTATCTGGTGATGCCGGCGATGAGCATCCCGGTCGGGTATGTTCTGCAAAAGAAGCTCGGTAAATAGGCGATGAAATTTAAATTAAAGAAGGCCCATCTGATCCTGGCGGTTGTTGCGGCGCTGGTCGTCGTTGTTTTCGGCGTCTTCATGCTGATCGCGGTCCCCGAGGTCACCACCGAGGAAGGTTTGCCGCCGGCCACGGACAACCGCTAAGTCATGATGAAGAAAGCCGCCGACGACTCGCTCGAATCCCTGCCAAACATCGGCAAGACGATCGCCGGGAAGCTCAGGAAGATCGGGATCAAGGGCAAGAAAGACTTCCTGAAACGCGATCCATTCACGGTTTTCGACACCCTGTTAAAAAAATGCGACCCCACCCTGTGCCGTTGCGCGCTGGCGTCGATCGTCGGCGCCAGCGTCGGCGCGCCCTGGCACGAGATCACCAAAGAGACGGCGCAAGAATATGCCAAGCGCCATCCCCGGCATAAGTGGGGACCGTGCTGATCGCCCCCTGCGGGATGAATTGCGCTATCTGTCTCGGCCATCTCCGGGAGAAGAACAAATGTCCCGGCTGCAACTCCTGGGGCCGCAACAAGCCCAAGTACTGCCGCATCTGCAGTATCAAGTTTTGCACCCACCAAAAGCGCTTCTGTTTCACCTGCCCCATCTTCCCCTGCGCCCGGCTCAAAAAGCTCGACAAACGGTATCGGACGCGGTACGGGATGAGCATGCTCGACAATTTGGCGCTGATCAAAAAGATCGGGGTCAGGAAGTTCGTCAAGCGTGAGGAAAAACGGTGGAAGTGCCCGAAATGCGGTAAAACGCTATGCGTGCATCGGCCGTTCTGCCTTTTCTGTGGAAATAAGGCCCGTAAGGGCCCGTAATAGCCCTTTGACTTTAATAGATAGCGGTGGGAAAATGTTCCCGTGGTCAAAAAACTGTTGACCTTTTATCTGCTTCTTTTCCTAACCGGAGGTGTATTAGCTATGTCGCAACCCCCCAAAGCGAGCGAGAGCGGCAAGGTCCGGCTTTACGACCCCGAACTGGGAACGGTAGTTGTTGTCGACCGGGTGGTCAAGAGCGACCGGGAATGGCAAAAACTGTTGACGCCCGAGCAATATGAAGTGACGGCCAACAAGGGGACGGAGCGGCCGTATACCTGCTCGTTTGAGGAGGTCAAGGGGGACGGCTTTTACCGCTGTGTCCGCTGCGGCACGGCGCTTTTCAAGGCCGGCACCAAGTTCGAATCGGGGACCGGCTGGCCGAGCTTTTACGAGCCGGTCTCGCCGCTCAACATCAAAGAATTGCCGGACAACTCGCTCGGAATAAAGCGGACCGAAGTCGTTTGCGCCCGCTGCGGCGCGCATCTCGGTCATGTTTTTGACGACGGCCCCCGCCCCACGGGAAAACGCTACTGCATCAACGGTGTCGCCCTGAAGTTCGTCCCCTTTGGCGCGGCGTCCAAGCTCAAGCAGGCAACTTTTGGCGCCGGTTGTTTCTGGCACGTGCAGGAGGAGTTTGACAAGGTCAAGGGGGTCAAGGAGACGGCGGTCGGTTTTGCCGGCGGCACGGTCCCCGATCCGAGTTACGAGCTGGTCTGCGGCGGCAATACCGGGCATGCCGAGGTCGTCCATCTGAAATACGATCCGAAGCAGGTCAGCTACGAGGAACTGCTAAAAGTTTTCTGGCGGATCCACGATCCGACTCAACTCGACCGTCAGGGGCCGGACGTCGGCAAGCAGTATCGGTCGGTGATCTTCTATTATGATGACGAGCAAAAAGCCGCGGCGGAGAAGTCGCAGCAAGCCGAGCAGAAAAAGCATAAACAGCCGATCGTCACTGAGCTTATCCCGGCCAGCGACTTTTTCCGCGCCGAGGAATATCACCAGCGGTATCTGGAGAAGCAAAGGGGGAAATGATAAAGCGATCCCGCCGTTAGTGCTGGCGGTTATTCCCCGACCAGGTTGCTGAAGCGGCGGAGGTTGAGAACGGCCTGGTCTGGTTCGGAATTCGACAATCGATCGAGCGCCTTGATATTGGCCGGATCCCCCATGATATAGATGATCTTGAGCGGCATCGTCCCCCAGCAGGCGCGGAGGCCGAGGTCGCGGAAGTAATGGGAGGCCAGGAAAGTCTGGGCCCGCCCGAACTCGGCGACCCGCGCCGGGTCAAGCGTATTGAGCTTGAGCCACGCCGCCGGGTCAACGATCACATCGAGCACATGCGGCATCCCTTTGAGCACCAGCGCTAACCGCCCGCGCAAAGGAACCGCGTTCTTAAAAAGCGTTTTCTGGTCAAAGACCGCTTTCCCGCCATTCGTGATCCGACCGACCCTTGTCATGTCCTGTTATCGAGCCGCCCCCCGGACAATTTCAGCCTTCCCGGTCAAAACCCCTTTGTCCCCATTGTCTCCCGGAGAAAGTGATGATAATATTCCCCCATGCTTCCCAAAGTAATCATCCACAATTCGGTCACTCTTGACGGGGCGCTGACCGGGTTTACTCCCGACATGGCGCTGCACTATAAATTGGCGGGGCAATATCAGCCCGAAGCGACGCTGATCGGCTCAAATACCGCCCGGATCGGATTTGAAATGTTCGGGATGCCGTCGGCGGAAACGAGCGCCGACTTCAGCCAGCCGCAGCGCTCCTCCTCTCTCCCCTACTGGGTGATCCCGGATACCAGGGGGAGCTTAAAGGGCCTGCTCCACGGCTGCCGCCGGTTCGAGTATTGCCGCGACGTCGTCGTTCTGGTCTCGGAGAGCACCCCGCGCGACTATCTGGACTACCTAACGGAGCGGCATTACGACTATCATGTAGTCGGTCAAGACCGCATTGACCTGAAGCAAGCCCTGGCGCTTTTGGCCGAACAATACAAGGCAAAGACCGTACTGGCCGACACCGGGAAGATCTTGAGCAATCTTTTGATAACGCAAGGTTTGGCCGACGAACTCAGCCTGCTGGTCCACCCCCAGATAGACGGCGGGAAAGGATTGAACATTTTCACCGGTCTCCGGCTTGATAAGCTAACGCTCCTCGGCTGCAAAAAATACAAGAACGGCCCGGTCTGGCTTAGATACGGGTTGAAATGATCCCAGCCAACCTGCTCGCCCCGTGCGGGATGAACTGCTAGATTTGTTTTTCTGCGGGACAAAGGCCCTTAATAGCCTTCTTCCCTTTGACATTAAAAGATGACGGTGGGAGAATTAACCATGAGCACTCAAGAAGCATCTTTTGTCAATATGGGCACAGTTTTTATCACCATACTATGGCAGACAATCCCTTATAAAGCTGATTTTCTAGCCTATTTCTTTGCATTATTTATCGGATCAATTATTATAATGTTGATACGTGATAAGCTCTGGAATAAAACAAAAAGAAGCTCAAACAGATATGAGTCGCAATTAGCACAGCTTAGTGGCGCGGTGGAAAGGACCCTTTATATGCTGTCTTATCAGCTACATTATCCTACATTCATTGGCCTTTGGCTTTCCCTTAAATTTGCGGGTCGTTGGGCAACATGGACAAGCGAAAAAAAGAAGGTACCCCAACATTGGCTTAGTAGATTTTTGGTTGGTAATGGATTATCAATCGGTTATGCAATAATAAGCTTAGAAGCTTTAACCCTCTGGAGAAAGGGGAATAATCTCTTAGCTGTCTCCTTGCCAATTATGCTCTTTCTTTCAAGTGTTTTCATCTATTTTTGGATAACTCCGCCTAAAAAAACAAAAGCTAGTAAGTAAATATATTACATTAAGCCTCATACGCTATACTATAAATTATGCGCCTTTGGAGCTTACATCCGCAATATCTTGATCCCCAGGGACTGGTTGCGCTCTGGCGAGAGTCCTTGCTGGCGCAAAAGGTGCTGCAGGGGAAAACAAAAGGATACCGGCACCACCCCCAGCTCGACCGCTTCAAGTCCCACCCCTATCCGCTAAAAGCGATCGCCACTTACCTCGATGTTGTCCAGAAAGAAGCGTGCCGGCGCGGCTACTGCTTTGACCGGCGCAAGATCGGCAAAGGGAGAACACGGAGGCGGATCGCGGTCGGCAAGCGCGAGGTGAAGGAAGAGTTTGCCTGGCTGTTGTCAAAGCTGAAGAAGCGCGACCCGGACAGGTACCACAAGCTGCGCGGATCGAAAAAGATCAGGCGGCACCCGCTGTTTAATTCCTAATTCCTTCCTGCCGGCGATCGGAGCGGGTTCAGATCGTCTCTTCGGCTAACTTGGTCACTTCACCCGTGCCGTTGTATTGATAAAGAGTAACGGTGTTGGACCCGCCGCTGGTGGCCGGATCGATGACCACGTAAGTCCGCGTGGCATAACCGGATTTCACGAATTTGGCGTCGATCCAGGTGCCGGTATTGGCGTAGATCCTGTACAGCGTGAGCAGGTTCTTCTTGATCATCGCCTTGTGCGAATGGCCAAAGACGACGATCTTGGCCCTGCCCGGCAAGAGATATTGCGTAACCGCCGGCTCCTCCAGGTTCCCCCACCAGCCGATCCCCGAGCCGGCCAGGATCGCGCTCGTCTCGCTCATCTTGGAATAGACCTCGTTGCTCGCCTGCCGCTGCTCCCAGTTGCTCCCGATCGTGGCGGCATAGTTGTCCCTGGCCCCGTTGACCGACATGTCGGCCGTGTAACCGTCGATCCCCGTCTTGATGATCTTGGCGTCCTTGTCGAGATCGTGAACGCCGATCGCCGCGATGGCGATCTCCCAGGCGGCGTAAAACTCCAGGTCGGTGGCGCCGGGCGCCGCCGGCTCCACCACCACCCCTTCGGCCGCCGTCTTGGTCGCGTAAACCCGCGAAATGAAGTAGCCCGGCGGGATCAGGCTGCCGGCCCGGGTCAAAGGATCGGGCGCGTTGAAAAAGTCGTAACGATGGCCGTGCTCGATCGCAATATCGCCAGCCGGCCAGTAGGCCCCCATGCCGGCGCCGGTGCCGGCCCAAACAATGTTGGGGATGATCTTTTTCATGATCGCTTCGGTCAGCAGCATGTCGTGGTTGCCGGGAACATAAACGACCTCGATCGAGCCGCCGTCGGCGATAGCGTTGAGCTTGGCGATGATCTCCCGGTTCAAGGGGGCGGCGGCCACCGACAGGAAGTAGCCTTCGTTGGAGGTGACGCCGGATTGGAA
This window of the Candidatus Margulisiibacteriota bacterium genome carries:
- a CDS encoding metallophosphoesterase, with protein sequence MKRVFLAVFIIAAGLLLSGCQTVSSPAGEEPLFGDPLASSRTMTVVISDIHMGEERAADAGYCWFTENSSLLAGFLDELAGSAQVKTLVIGGDFFDEWIVPMATEPFQSGVTSNEGYFLSVAAAPLNREIIAKLNAIADGGSIEVVYVPGNHDMLLTEAIMKKIIPNIVWAGTGAGMGAYWPAGDIAIEHGHRYDFFNAPDPLTRAGSLIPPGYFISRVYATKTAAEGVVVEPAAPGATDLEFYAAWEIAIAAIGVHDLDKDAKIIKTGIDGYTADMSVNGARDNYAATIGSNWEQRQASNEVYSKMSETSAILAGSGIGWWGNLEEPAVTQYLLPGRAKIVVFGHSHKAMIKKNLLTLYRIYANTGTWIDAKFVKSGYATRTYVVIDPATSGGSNTVTLYQYNGTGEVTKLAEETI
- a CDS encoding dihydrofolate reductase family protein; translation: MLPKVIIHNSVTLDGALTGFTPDMALHYKLAGQYQPEATLIGSNTARIGFEMFGMPSAETSADFSQPQRSSSLPYWVIPDTRGSLKGLLHGCRRFEYCRDVVVLVSESTPRDYLDYLTERHYDYHVVGQDRIDLKQALALLAEQYKAKTVLADTGKILSNLLITQGLADELSLLVHPQIDGGKGLNIFTGLRLDKLTLLGCKKYKNGPVWLRYGLK
- a CDS encoding pyrimidine dimer DNA glycosylase/endonuclease V, whose product is MRLWSLHPQYLDPQGLVALWRESLLAQKVLQGKTKGYRHHPQLDRFKSHPYPLKAIATYLDVVQKEACRRGYCFDRRKIGKGRTRRRIAVGKREVKEEFAWLLSKLKKRDPDRYHKLRGSKKIRRHPLFNS
- a CDS encoding helix-hairpin-helix domain-containing protein, yielding MMKKAADDSLESLPNIGKTIAGKLRKIGIKGKKDFLKRDPFTVFDTLLKKCDPTLCRCALASIVGASVGAPWHEITKETAQEYAKRHPRHKWGPC
- a CDS encoding DUF3795 domain-containing protein; this translates as MLIAPCGMNCAICLGHLREKNKCPGCNSWGRNKPKYCRICSIKFCTHQKRFCFTCPIFPCARLKKLDKRYRTRYGMSMLDNLALIKKIGVRKFVKREEKRWKCPKCGKTLCVHRPFCLFCGNKARKGP
- a CDS encoding serine hydrolase domain-containing protein — encoded protein: MKIKTAFALLFVTVAIAAGCTTSPTPAFDSATVAAFDKIMSDMKTYASAEGFVLLVSVPGKGDYLGVKGTDEVATGSAIDPRKLFRAGSITKTFTNTVTLQLVDEGLISLEATVDKYLTGIPSGDVITIKMLLNHTSGLPNYTASSAFWTAIAADRFHKYTPQDLLNFAFALPMTAAPGTEYHYSNTNTTILGMIIEKYNAQGETLAQAVKRRVIDKIGLINTTFATVETFPGAYLHGYMPNPATGTPEDWSLEDPSWMWAAGAVISNIYDLKAYIKAIYDNSAGLLSPAMQAKRINDDWVSISAELPTCKYGLGWVQIGGFFCHDGAVPGYHCIAAYDPATGTTVVAMMNTEPNDISTAMATLLMVIKQLYPTRAL
- a CDS encoding bifunctional methionine sulfoxide reductase B/A protein, giving the protein MVKKLLTFYLLLFLTGGVLAMSQPPKASESGKVRLYDPELGTVVVVDRVVKSDREWQKLLTPEQYEVTANKGTERPYTCSFEEVKGDGFYRCVRCGTALFKAGTKFESGTGWPSFYEPVSPLNIKELPDNSLGIKRTEVVCARCGAHLGHVFDDGPRPTGKRYCINGVALKFVPFGAASKLKQATFGAGCFWHVQEEFDKVKGVKETAVGFAGGTVPDPSYELVCGGNTGHAEVVHLKYDPKQVSYEELLKVFWRIHDPTQLDRQGPDVGKQYRSVIFYYDDEQKAAAEKSQQAEQKKHKQPIVTELIPASDFFRAEEYHQRYLEKQRGK